Proteins co-encoded in one Capsicum annuum cultivar UCD-10X-F1 chromosome 9, UCD10Xv1.1, whole genome shotgun sequence genomic window:
- the LOC107842889 gene encoding transcription factor MYB3R-5 encodes MDELQVEECCIENKQSVAASSSSVSENSGSVTLRSPAVSSPTPASPTHRKTTGPIRRARGGWTPEEDDTLKKAVSVYRGKCWKKIAELFPDRSEVQCLHRWQKVLNPELVKGPWTREEDDKIIELVAKYGPIKWSVIAKSLPGRIGKQCRERWHNHLNPNIKKDAWTLEEERALIDAHRIHGNKWAEIAKVLPGRADNGIKNHWNSSLRKKLDFYLATGNLPSVKSEELLVCSIKTSEAADVVSSGAIDICKIENGWQVTEISASNGGPQAESTDSEIVRLEDQSPEEDAIQHIKQSTESENRCDGWNIDSAVGRLQVFEAPFPCEISTCGRLYYEPPRSESCIPLDSDLLNIGWAQCESDASPSPSPNGFFTPPSTKDHSLYAQTPESVLRIAARSFNTPSILRKRKSQGKPSTPTNKMRKSDGDFCKDKLIDACDKVQFDSSDKSSMDN; translated from the exons ATGGATGAATTGCAAGTAGAGGAATGCTGTATTGAGAATAAGCAATCAGTTGCTGCTTCGAGCTCGTCGGTTTCTGAAAATAGTGGTAGTGTTACTTTAAGGTCACCAGCAGTATCTAGTCCAACCCCTGCATCACCAACTCACAg GAAAACCACTGGTCCAATAAGGCGAGCAAGGGGTGGTTGGACACCTGAGGAG GATGATACTTTGAAAAAGGCTGTTTCAGTTTACAGAGGCAAATGTTGGAAGAAAATAG CTGAGTTGTTCCCGGATAGATCAGAAGTGCAATGTCTGCATCGCTGGCAGAAGGTTCTCAATCCAGAACTTGTTAAAGGACCCTGGACTCGGGAG GAGGATGATAAGATTATTGAACTGGTCGCTAAGTATGGGCCGATAAAATGGTCTGTCATAGCTAAATCATTGCCTGGTCGAATAGGGAAGCAATGTCGTGAGAG ATGGCACAATCATTTGAATCCCAATATCAAAAAGGATGCTTGGACACTGGAAGAGGAACGGGCACTTATAGATGCTCATCGGATCCATGGTAACAAGTGGGCTGAAATTGCTAAAGTTCTGCCAGGAAG GGCTGATAATGGAATCAAGAATCATTGGAACAGCTCTCTGAGGAAGAAGTTAGACTTCTATTTAGCTACTGGAAATCTTCCATCTGTTAAATCTGAAGAGCTACTAGTTTGCTCAATTAAAACATCAGAAGCAGCTGACGTAGTTTCATCAGGAGCTATAGATATATGTAAAATAGAAAACGGATGGCAGGTGACAGAAATCAGTGCTTCCAATGGTGGTCCTCAAGCTGAATCCACTGATTCTGAAATCGTCAGGTTGGAAGATCAATCACCAGAAGAAGATGCTATTCAACACATCAAACAAAGTACAGAATCAGAAAACAGGTGTGATGGCTGGAACATAGATAGTGCAGTAGGTCGATTACAAGTTTTTGAAGCACCATTTCCTTGTGAAATCTCGACATGTGGTAGGTTATACTATGAACCACCAAGGTCAGAAAGTTGTATTCCACTGGATTCAGATCTTCTAAATATCGGCTGGGCACAATGTGAATCTGATGCAAGTCCAAGCCCATCACCAAATGGTTTCTTCACTCCACCTAGTACAAAGGACCATAGCCTATATGCACAAACTCCTGAATCTGTACTTAGAATTGCTGCTAGAAGCTTCAATACGCCGTCCATATTAAGGAAAAGAAAGTCTCAAGGTAAACCTTCGACGCCAACTAATAAAATGAGGAAGTCAGATGGAGATTTCTGTAAGGACAAACTTATTGATGCGTGTGACAAAGTCCAATTCGACAGCTCAGACAAATCTAGCATGGAtaattga